One Pseudodesulfovibrio cashew DNA window includes the following coding sequences:
- the gyrA gene encoding DNA gyrase subunit A, with amino-acid sequence MNDTITIESELKKSYLEYSLSVIIGRAIPDVRDGLKPVHRRILYAMHDLGNYHNRAYKKSARVVGDVIGKYHPHGDSAVYDALVRMAQDFSMRDMLVDGQGNFGSIDGDAAAAMRYTEVRMARLCSEFLGDIEKQTVDFRPNYDNTLQEPSVLPTKVPNLLLNGTTGIAVGMATNIPPHNLGELIDGCVHLLDNPGCTVADMMLHVQGPDFPTGGMVFGGQGLKDAYETGRGSIKIRGVVEVEEARKGRKECIVIREIPYALNKSTLVEKIAALVHEKKIEGVSDLRDESDRKGIRIVLDLKRGAIADIIINSLYKFTPLETSFGINMMAVVGKRPMLMNLKEVLSHFLDHRREVIIRRTKFDLDKCERRVHILEGLRIALDNIDEVVKLIRASKTPDEAKEGLMSRFELSEIQAKAILDMRLQKLTGLEHDKLLEELAELMKKIEYFKSILENEDVLKSVIRDELGEIKENYATPRKSELLMADPDSIDIEDLIPDEETVITLSQRGYIKRTPLSNYTAQRRGGKGISGVQTGDGDFIHTFMLTTNHQHLVLFTNLGKMFKIKVHQVPEGSRYAKGGHVNNLLPLEKDEHIATALSLREFEDDRFFLFVTRKGMIKRSSIGLYGNCRSTGIRAVNLRDGDELMMVREIEPDVDCILATREGSAIRFNINDARPLGRATAGVKGVALRGSDEVVACVVTGDPERDQLLTVSEGGFGKRTSIDQYRVQSRGGKGILNMRLTNKTGQVVGARMVNESDDVILLTTQNKVIRMSVGEISQTRGRATQGVRLVRMDEGNYVAGFDLVMDDEDELKDK; translated from the coding sequence ATGAACGATACGATCACTATCGAAAGCGAACTGAAGAAGAGTTACCTGGAGTACTCGCTTTCAGTCATCATCGGACGCGCCATTCCGGACGTCCGGGACGGTTTGAAACCGGTCCACCGGCGTATTCTGTACGCCATGCACGACCTGGGCAACTACCACAACCGGGCCTACAAGAAGTCCGCGCGCGTGGTCGGTGACGTCATCGGTAAATACCACCCGCACGGCGACTCGGCAGTTTACGACGCCCTCGTCCGCATGGCCCAGGACTTTTCCATGCGCGACATGCTCGTGGATGGCCAGGGTAACTTCGGCTCCATCGACGGCGACGCCGCGGCGGCAATGCGTTACACCGAAGTGCGCATGGCCAGGCTCTGCTCCGAGTTCCTCGGGGACATCGAGAAGCAGACCGTGGACTTCCGTCCCAACTACGACAACACCCTGCAGGAGCCCTCGGTGCTGCCCACCAAGGTGCCCAACCTGCTGCTCAACGGCACCACGGGTATCGCGGTCGGCATGGCCACCAATATTCCGCCCCACAACCTGGGCGAGCTCATCGACGGCTGCGTGCATCTGCTGGATAACCCTGGCTGCACCGTGGCCGACATGATGCTGCACGTTCAGGGACCGGACTTCCCCACCGGAGGAATGGTCTTCGGCGGCCAGGGATTGAAAGACGCTTACGAGACCGGGCGCGGGTCCATCAAGATCCGCGGCGTGGTCGAGGTCGAGGAGGCCAGGAAGGGCAGGAAGGAGTGCATCGTCATCAGGGAAATTCCCTATGCGCTCAACAAGTCCACCCTGGTGGAGAAGATTGCTGCCCTGGTCCACGAGAAGAAGATCGAGGGTGTGTCCGATCTGCGCGACGAGTCCGACCGCAAGGGCATCCGCATCGTCCTCGACCTGAAGCGCGGGGCCATCGCGGACATCATCATCAACTCGCTCTACAAGTTCACGCCGCTGGAAACCAGCTTCGGCATCAACATGATGGCCGTTGTCGGCAAGCGGCCCATGCTCATGAACCTGAAAGAGGTTCTGAGCCACTTCCTGGATCATCGCCGGGAAGTCATCATCCGCCGGACCAAGTTCGATCTCGACAAGTGCGAGCGCCGCGTCCACATCTTGGAAGGCTTGCGCATCGCCCTGGACAACATCGACGAAGTGGTCAAGCTCATTCGCGCTTCCAAGACGCCCGACGAGGCCAAGGAAGGGTTGATGAGCCGCTTCGAGCTGTCGGAGATCCAGGCCAAAGCCATTCTGGACATGCGACTCCAGAAGCTGACCGGCCTGGAGCACGACAAGCTCCTGGAAGAGTTGGCCGAATTGATGAAGAAGATCGAATACTTCAAGTCCATTCTGGAGAACGAGGACGTGCTCAAGTCCGTCATCCGCGATGAACTCGGCGAGATCAAGGAAAACTACGCCACTCCGCGCAAGTCCGAGCTGCTCATGGCCGATCCGGACTCCATCGACATCGAGGATCTCATTCCCGACGAGGAGACCGTCATCACCCTGTCCCAGCGTGGCTACATCAAGCGCACCCCGCTCTCCAACTACACGGCCCAGCGCCGGGGCGGAAAGGGGATCTCCGGCGTGCAGACTGGCGACGGCGACTTCATCCACACCTTCATGCTGACCACCAACCATCAGCACCTTGTCCTGTTCACGAACCTGGGCAAGATGTTCAAGATCAAGGTCCATCAGGTGCCGGAAGGCTCGCGTTACGCCAAGGGCGGCCACGTCAATAACCTGCTGCCCCTGGAGAAGGACGAGCACATCGCCACCGCCCTCTCCCTGCGCGAGTTCGAGGACGACCGCTTCTTCCTGTTCGTGACCCGCAAGGGCATGATCAAGCGCTCCTCCATCGGCCTGTACGGCAACTGCCGTTCCACCGGCATCCGCGCGGTGAACCTGCGCGATGGCGACGAGCTGATGATGGTCCGCGAGATCGAACCGGACGTGGATTGCATCCTGGCCACCCGCGAGGGTTCGGCCATCCGCTTCAACATCAATGACGCCCGCCCGCTGGGCAGGGCCACCGCCGGCGTCAAGGGTGTTGCCCTGCGCGGCAGCGACGAGGTCGTGGCCTGCGTGGTCACCGGCGATCCCGAGCGCGACCAGCTGCTCACGGTTTCCGAGGGCGGCTTCGGCAAGCGGACCTCCATCGACCAGTACCGGGTCCAGTCGCGCGGCGGTAAGGGCATCCTGAACATGCGCCTGACCAACAAGACCGGCCAAGTGGTCGGCGCGCGCATGGTCAACGAGAGCGACGACGTGATCCTGCTCACCACACAGAACAAGGTCATCCGCATGTCCGTGGGCGAGATCAGCCAGACCCGTGGCAGAGCCACCCAGGGTGTGCGCCTGGTCCGCATGGACGAAGGCAACTACGTGGCCGGGTTCGATCTGGTCATGGATGACGAGGATGAACTGAAGGACAAGTAA